ATTACGAAACTTGTACAATGTGTGGTGAATTCTGTGCATTAAAATAAATTTTTTCTGTCATTCTCGCGGCTTGTCAGGGCGTAGTAAGCCTAACTTGTGCGCCTTTGGCGTAGGCTTACGAAGACTGAAGGTGGGAATCCAGAGTTTTTTAGTAATAAATGGATCCCGTATCAAGTACGGGATGACACGGAAGTGAAAGGTGAGAAGTGAACGAGATAGAACTTATTGATTATTTAACAGAAGGCTTCCCCATAAGGCACAACAATGTCGTCAAAGGTATCGGCGACGATTGCTCTGTATGGAAAGAAAACGACGAGTATCGTGTTTTTACTACTGATTCCATGGTAGAAGGTGATCATTTTCTGAAAGACTGGTTTACTTCTGAAGAGATAGGCATGCGAGCAGTGGAAACAAACCTCAGTGATGTTGCTTCAATGGGTGCTATCCCCACCTTTTTGTATATTTCCTTGATCGTAGATGACAGAACGTCGCCAGAATGGCTCAAAGGATTGTACAAAGGTATTAGGTCAAAATGTGAAGAACACAGGTTAACTCTGATGGGTGGCAATATAACTCATGGTAAAACCTTATCAATTACGATTGGAGTTCAAGGTGATTGTAAGACTATTCCTGTTTATCGAAATGGCGCTAGAAACGGCGATTTAGTTGTTGTTACCGGAACAATAGGTGATGCTTGCGTTGCTAGAATGGTGTTGAACAAAAAGAAGCAAATCTCCGAAGCACTTAAGGAGAGGTTGGGTCATCCTCGAGCAAGAATAAAAGAAGCAGTGGTAATCGCTAAATTTGCTTCAGCTATGATTGATATTAGTGACGGAATAGCCTCTGAGGCTAGACATATAGCAACTCAAAGTAATCTTGGCGTAGAAATAGATGCAGAAAGCATCCCAACAAGGATGCAGGTAAAAGAACTAGCCTCGATTGCCGGAATAGATGTTTTAGAAGCACAGCTACGAGGAGGAGAAGATTATGAATTAATGTTTACTATTTCTCCTGACAACTTTGATGAACTAAAGAAAGAGTATTATTTGCATTCATTGATTGGGCTAACCCCAATAGGCAAAATGATTTCCAAGAAAAAATACCTGTATTTAAAGAACAAGGTAGAGCATGAACTTCCCAAAGGCTTTGACCATTTTTCAAGTAATATAAACTTGTAACCTCACCAGCGGAAGTTGTAAGTGTTTTTTAATAAAGATTAGTGCCGTTACCCTAGGAATTAGGCTGAGTAATAATAAGTTTAGCAGATAAGTCTCTCTGCCAGGAGAGACAGCTACATATTCAATAAGTTTAACGACATTAGTTAATTTAGCTAGTGAGGCGATGGAGAGGGTCGCAGCAAGTTTATTTTCTTAGAAGTTTTTGGTGCTTTCTGCGGGGAGAGACTTTAATTATAATCAGCGTTAATATCTACATAGTCATGTGACAAATCTGAGGTCCATCCAGTTACGCAAGAATTTCCTAAATGTAGATCCAAGGTGATGTTTATTTCCTTATTCTTCATGTATTTATCCAGCACCTGCTTTTCTTGGTTGGTGATGGAACCATTCTCGTATAATAAGTATTCGCCTAGCCACAAAGTAGTTTTGTCTGGGTCAATATTGGAGTTAATTTTACCAGCAGAACTCAGTATTCTTCCAAAGTTAGGATTTTCGCCAAAGATAGCTGTTTTTACTAATGGAGAATTAGCGATTGCATAGAAAATGTTTTTTGCTTCTTGTTCATTGGAAGCATTGTTTATCTTGATTGTAATAAATTTCGTCGCACCTTCTCCATCCCTTATTATTAGTTTGGCAAGTTCGACAGAGACTTCTTGGATAGCATCTTTGAAAATAGCTAAGTTGCTATTGTTTATTTTTACTCCAGCATTACTGGCTAGAAGCAAACAAGTGTCATTAGTTGAGGAGTCGCTATCTACTGTAATGGCGTTAAAAGAAGAGTTAACTGCGTAATTGAGGGTTTCTTGTAAGGTTTTGGCATCAACGGTTGCATCTGTCATAATAAAAGCTAGCATAGTTGCCATATTGGGCTGAATCATTCCACTTCCTTTAGTTACGCCTAAGACGTTTATTTTTTGACCGTCCACCAGCACTGTTTTGGAGGCGATTTTTTCAAAAGTATCAGTGGTCATAATTGCTTTAATAAAATCATCTACATTTTCAGACAATTCAGCAACTAGTTTATTCATCCCATTTTTTATTGGTGTAATTGGCAAGGGCCTACCGATTATGCCAGTTGAAAGATTAAGTGACGAATTTTCGTTAAGCTTCAGTTCAGAGTTTAGTGAATCAAGCACAGTATTAATGTTTTTTAATCCTTCTGCCCCAGTTAAACAGTTAGCATTGCCACTATTAACTATGACAGCATTTAGTTTGTTACTGTTTTTATTGAGGATTTGTTTAGCTGAGGATATTGTAGGAGAGGCAAATTTGTTTTTGGTGAATACTCCCACACAAGTTGCTCCTTTTTCACAATAAATTAGTCCTAAGTCTTTCTTTTCTTTTTTAATGCCACAATGAATGCCAGCAAATTTAAATCCTTTTATTGTTTTCATTTTTTATTCCTTTTCTAAGTTGATTTAACATTCCACCATCTAAGTATAATTGGTAAAAATATTTTTTAATAGGCTGGAATTTAATACCAACTTTCTTGGTAATATTCCTGATGTATGCTTGATTTATATCAATAATTATCTCATCGTTACTATCAATATAATCAATGTTTGCTTCTATGCAAATTAATCCAACATTAAAAGCGTTTTTGTAAAAAGGAAAGAAAAACGATTTGGCTATTATAGCCTTAATACCACTGTGCTTTAAGACACTTGCAGGTAACTCTTTGAAGGAGCCATATCCGAAGTTTTCTGTTCCAATCAATATTTTTTGGTTAAACGTTTCTTCAACAAAATTGGGAATTATTGCCATGAAAGGTTCGATATTCCTAGGTTCATGATAAGAAGAGGTTATGGTATTCGGAACAATATCTCTGGCAGAGATTACTTTATCTATCTTAAAAGCTAATCCTTCAATATTTTCAACACTCATAGGAACTCCTTTAGCGAGGTAAGCTTTCCAGAAATAGCTGTAGCGATTGCTGTTTTTACTGAGCCGGTGTAAACATTTGCTTTGCTTTTCCCCGTGGACATAGACAAACTGGCGATTCCGCTGGAAAGAACGTTTTCATTTTTTAAGACAACTACACCATTGGTGCTTTGACAAATACCCGTAGAAGGATTTAAGAGGGTGCAGCCAGATTCAATTATTTGGGTTAGGTATCCTTTTTGTGTGACAGCTTTGAGTACATCATTACAGGCAGGCGTCACAAAACAGGGAATTGCTACTTTTTTACCTTTCAAGATTTTTGCCAGAAATTCAAAATCTTCAATTGTGCCGCCAATAGTGTTGCCAATAAACACTTTGTGCATTTTGATGCTTTCCAGATCGGAGACACTGTACACCTCATGTTTTAGCTTAACCATCGGCTCAAGCTTAGATACGTCGAAACGAAGTTCTTTGTAGTATTTCGCCTCTGCGTCCGGTTTTATTGTTTTTGTATTGTTACGGTTAAAGATAACTGGTGGAAACAAAAAGTTTTCAGCGTTTATTGTGTAGTGGTGAAACGATAAGGTATGAAGTTCATTTTGAGTTAAGGTTGCTAAATGCGTGCCAGAAAATTCAACAGCAAAATTTTTTAGATTTAGTGCTTCCATTTCTTGTTTTAAGAATAAAGCCACGTCTTTAGCGTTAGTTTGAGGCAGGAGTTTACCGATTAGATTGATGTTAACTAGCCTTGGCACTAGGTAATCTATGTTTCCAGTTAAAATTGTTTTGATAATGTCGCTACTACCACAACTAATACTTAAGGTGTTTAGTGGTGAAAAAAAGTTAATAGTTGAGTCACTTCCCACTACAACATTTCCAGGTTTTATTTTGTTCATATTTAATAGATTATGGTGCCAGTGTCCTTGCAACTCGCCCATGACAATAAATTGATGTTTTTGGGCATCATTAATTATTTTCATTTGGATTTCTGGATAGTTTTTTTGTTGTTGATAATGAAAATAAGTTAGCCCAAGGTAAACGGGACATTTTGGGTAAGATAAATGAAAATCGTCCATGGCTTTTAGGATAGGAACAGCGCTGTTGTCGGCAATAAAAATATGGTCTACTTTTATTGGAATAACATCTCCTGGTTGGAAATCAGTTTTTTCTGTGTGGTTAAGAAGTATTTTTTCCAGTATAGAACCTTTCATGCCATTAATTATATCACGGCTTCAGAATAGTGGTATAATTGACGCATGTTCTTTTTTTCAAAAAAATCAAAAAAAATTGGAATAGCCTTTGGTGGTGGTGGAGTAAGAGGTATCGCACACTTAGGCATTATTCAGGTCTTGCTGGAAGAAAAGGTTGATGTTTTTTGCGCCTCTGGTACAAGCATTGGTGCTTTAGCTGGAGCTTTTTTTGCAGCTGGTAGACCAGTCGAAGAGATGCTAGCCATAGTAAATAGTTTAGGCATGAAAGATTTTATGGCAATAGACCTTCATTTCCAAGGCTTATCCAGTAGCGAAAAGACGGTTGGCAAAATGATCAAAAAATACATTAAACATGATTCTTTTAGTGGATTAAAGATGCCTTTTTCTGTTGTTACTACAGATATTTGTGCAGGCAAATCTGTAACTATAAAAAAAGGTAGTCTGTCTAAAAGTGTTTCGATGAGCGCTAATTTCCCCACATTATTTTCACCCATTGAACATGAGGGTAGTTTTTATATTGATGGAGGTGTTTTTGTAAATGTTCCGACAAAACAAGTTAGGGAGTTAGGTGCTGGTGTTGTTATTGGTATCGACCTTAATCCTTGCGAGAATTTTTCTTGTGTTAAAAAGAATGCGTTAGACATTGCTAATCGTTCTGTTGATTTGTTAATCGGCGCTCAAGAGATAAAGAATGCGGATTTAATCGTAAGGCCGATTAAGCAATATCATTCCTTAATCGATTTGAGGAACAAGAAAGCCTTAATAGAAATGGGTAAAAAATGTGCGAGGGAAGAAATAATCCCTTTTTTAAGGAAAAAGAAACTTATTTAGCCAATCTGTAGGCTGTATTTCTGCCTTGTCCGAATTTATCTATTATTCCTTTGGTTAGTAGCTCTGTTAGCTCTAAGTGTGCTGTTTTATGAGAGACATCACCTTTTGTTCTGTATATTTTGTTAGTTATGGCGAGCTCTATTTTGAGGAATTCGATAGCATCCTTTTGTCGTGCATTAAAGTTGTCGTTCATTGGCGCAGTAGCCCCAGCACCACCAATACCATAAAGGTCTTCTTTTCTAAGTTTTTCTACATCTTTGTCTTTTCTAAGATAGTATTTATTCTTATAAGAGTATGGTTTAGACCTGCCATCGGGAACTTTAATATAGATAATATTTTTTCCGCTTCTGATGACATTTTCCACTTCAATATTGCTATGTGGCTCTATTTTCTGAAGAGCAGTTTCAATAAAACTAATCGAAACATTACTTCCAATCAGGTGATCATTCTTATCATCTATTCCGACAATAATGCGCCCACCTTTGTTGTTGAGGAAAGCTATTACGTATTTTAGAATAGTTTCAACAGAGTCAACCGAAGTTAAGAATTCTGTAAACTCGTCTTCACCAGTTCGTAGGCAATCAATAATGTTTTTCCAACTCATAATGATTTAAAAATAACATAAAATAGATAGAAATACAAATACGTCACTTAAAAGAGTTTATGTTTAGGTGCTGATTAAGTTACAGTTGGATAGAAAGTACTTCGTTTTTGTTATAGGAAACCATTTCCTCAGTGGTTATGTAGTCGGTGATGATTTGTCCGCAGGTTTCACATACAAAGCATTTTTCTGGGTATTGCGTATGGTGAAAAATCCCAAGAAATTTTGCCTTCTTATGTTTACATCTAATTTCCATAACCCCAAATCCCCCTCATGCTGATTTCATAAATACTTGTACCTCAAATGAACAATAGTTAAACATTCATTGTAATTGGTGTAATTTGTTTCTCCTGGTCTCTACTAAATTTATAATTCGGGAAAGAAGCGCTATAATTAATTTATTATGGTTCAATTATCTAAATTAGCGAAAAAACTTAGAGTTAATAAAACAAAAGCAGAAACAATTCTTTGGGAAAGATTAAGAGCCAATAAATTAGGAGTAAAGATTAAAAGACAGGTCCCAATATCTATTAATGTGGAAGGTGTAAACAAACTATATATTGCAGATTTTTGTAGTAAAAGTAGAAA
The sequence above is drawn from the Candidatus Margulisiibacteriota bacterium genome and encodes:
- a CDS encoding patatin-like phospholipase family protein, coding for MFFFSKKSKKIGIAFGGGGVRGIAHLGIIQVLLEEKVDVFCASGTSIGALAGAFFAAGRPVEEMLAIVNSLGMKDFMAIDLHFQGLSSSEKTVGKMIKKYIKHDSFSGLKMPFSVVTTDICAGKSVTIKKGSLSKSVSMSANFPTLFSPIEHEGSFYIDGGVFVNVPTKQVRELGAGVVIGIDLNPCENFSCVKKNALDIANRSVDLLIGAQEIKNADLIVRPIKQYHSLIDLRNKKALIEMGKKCAREEIIPFLRKKKLI
- the argJ gene encoding bifunctional glutamate N-acetyltransferase/amino-acid acetyltransferase ArgJ produces the protein MKTIKGFKFAGIHCGIKKEKKDLGLIYCEKGATCVGVFTKNKFASPTISSAKQILNKNSNKLNAVIVNSGNANCLTGAEGLKNINTVLDSLNSELKLNENSSLNLSTGIIGRPLPITPIKNGMNKLVAELSENVDDFIKAIMTTDTFEKIASKTVLVDGQKINVLGVTKGSGMIQPNMATMLAFIMTDATVDAKTLQETLNYAVNSSFNAITVDSDSSTNDTCLLLASNAGVKINNSNLAIFKDAIQEVSVELAKLIIRDGEGATKFITIKINNASNEQEAKNIFYAIANSPLVKTAIFGENPNFGRILSSAGKINSNIDPDKTTLWLGEYLLYENGSITNQEKQVLDKYMKNKEINITLDLHLGNSCVTGWTSDLSHDYVDINADYN
- a CDS encoding ATP-binding protein, which encodes MSWKNIIDCLRTGEDEFTEFLTSVDSVETILKYVIAFLNNKGGRIIVGIDDKNDHLIGSNVSISFIETALQKIEPHSNIEVENVIRSGKNIIYIKVPDGRSKPYSYKNKYYLRKDKDVEKLRKEDLYGIGGAGATAPMNDNFNARQKDAIEFLKIELAITNKIYRTKGDVSHKTAHLELTELLTKGIIDKFGQGRNTAYRLAK
- a CDS encoding DUF559 domain-containing protein gives rise to the protein MVQLSKLAKKLRVNKTKAETILWERLRANKLGVKIKRQVPISINVEGVNKLYIADFCSKSRKVVIEVDGEYHQLIKEQDNLRDELFEKNGYLVIRFTNKQVYESIDDVLSSILNMLNKDIN
- the thiL gene encoding thiamine-phosphate kinase, producing the protein MNEIELIDYLTEGFPIRHNNVVKGIGDDCSVWKENDEYRVFTTDSMVEGDHFLKDWFTSEEIGMRAVETNLSDVASMGAIPTFLYISLIVDDRTSPEWLKGLYKGIRSKCEEHRLTLMGGNITHGKTLSITIGVQGDCKTIPVYRNGARNGDLVVVTGTIGDACVARMVLNKKKQISEALKERLGHPRARIKEAVVIAKFASAMIDISDGIASEARHIATQSNLGVEIDAESIPTRMQVKELASIAGIDVLEAQLRGGEDYELMFTISPDNFDELKKEYYLHSLIGLTPIGKMISKKKYLYLKNKVEHELPKGFDHFSSNINL
- a CDS encoding aconitase family protein, which encodes MKGSILEKILLNHTEKTDFQPGDVIPIKVDHIFIADNSAVPILKAMDDFHLSYPKCPVYLGLTYFHYQQQKNYPEIQMKIINDAQKHQFIVMGELQGHWHHNLLNMNKIKPGNVVVGSDSTINFFSPLNTLSISCGSSDIIKTILTGNIDYLVPRLVNINLIGKLLPQTNAKDVALFLKQEMEALNLKNFAVEFSGTHLATLTQNELHTLSFHHYTINAENFLFPPVIFNRNNTKTIKPDAEAKYYKELRFDVSKLEPMVKLKHEVYSVSDLESIKMHKVFIGNTIGGTIEDFEFLAKILKGKKVAIPCFVTPACNDVLKAVTQKGYLTQIIESGCTLLNPSTGICQSTNGVVVLKNENVLSSGIASLSMSTGKSKANVYTGSVKTAIATAISGKLTSLKEFL